In Vespa velutina chromosome 1, iVesVel2.1, whole genome shotgun sequence, the genomic stretch TTTTTATCTCTAGatcttttatcaataatttgttattagcTTTTTCTAACATTGATGCATATTCTTgcattttcaaattgaaagtTTCACATACTTGATCTCTATCCGATAAAGCgtatctcatattttctaattctttatcAAGACTTTGTACTGTCATTTGCAGTTTTTCAATGGTTGTTTcagcttcttttcttctttcatctgtaataattatttgtgcatcatgttctttctttaattctacatatttaatttttaagtttgaAAGTTCATTTTGGAATTTTTCTATGTCACACTGATATTCTTTAGAAAGTGTTTGAGTTTCTTGTAAagttacttttactttttgtaATTCTGCTTCCTTTTCTGTTAGATCATGTTTCAGTTTGTCcaacatttcattttcatttaaagtatcactttctttcaatatattatgaCTTTCTATACTTTCTGCATAACCTGTAACTTATTTTcagacaaattattatataacaaatattataacttttgtaatattaaaaaacttaccttttaatatatcttgaatgttatcctttttatctccATCCAAATTTTGTatgttatattgtattttcaaCTGTTCtaattctgttttatatttctcaaCAATTTCAGTTaggttttctttattttccattgTATGTTTTAAATCAAGTTGAAGCTGTTTTATTTgctcctcttttccttcaaGTTCTCTATGAATAGAAAGTTTATTTTCAGCTAGAGATATTACAGATTCTTCCTCGCGTCTTTTTAAAGTGTTCACTTGTTCTGTTAAATTCGAAATTTCGTCTCGTGCTATACTTAATTCTTTCTGCAAAATCTCTGCATTTTCTAAACTAGAAGATTTTAGAGCTTCATAATCAGATTTTAATGTCTTATTTTCCTCCAATATttccttatattttttgattaagTTTTTAGTtcgttttgaaatatttttatacttcacTATAACTGcttctaatttaattaatttatttttaagttgCGTATTTTCAGCTGATAATGTAGAGCTATCGCCTGCATTGTCAGTTAATTCTTTGTTTGGTTCCATAACTTCAGCACTACTATTATGTCCTTCGTCGCTATCTAGTAGCATTAAGTTCTCTGTAGGTAGTACATTTCCTTGGAGAAGTTTAATCTGCAATAAGTACATCATTATAGAATGTATACAAAGTACTATTACATTTTGAaagaatacataatatatatacaatatactcttaataattttttatattttttcatttataaatgtaagCAAAATCcttcaaaatatattacctttgtatttaatgtatctataatatgatttttttcttcaatatcatTTCTTAATACTTCTTCTAAATGTGCTTTTGCTTGCCGTTCTAATTGACATTGTTCTTTCAAATCTCCTACTTTTCTTAATACATTATCTTGTGTCTCTACAAAAACAGAttctaattttgttttaactCGTTCTAGGTCCCTATAATGTTTTACCAAATCTGTGTATCGTCcacgatatttataatattttgcttgaatttttttatatgctaAATACAATTGATCTTTCGTAACTCTATCAAATTGTGTATTTATGTCATCATCTATTTCCGTGGCAGATTGATCTATATCAGACTAAAAGTAAAATGatcatatttgtttaaatagtaatagtaCAAATTTATGCAATTTGtactatttctaataataaacatcAATATACCTGTATATGGTATAAATTCTTAGGGCTTtcataaaatggaaataaagaaGTGACATCACTGGTTACACTGTTCACAGATGATCTTCTGGATACATCTACTGAATTTGATAGAGGTGATACAAGTTCAACATTTTGAAATGTATTCTTTATGGAATTATTCTTGACAATATTTATAAgcataatacataatacatatttacgatatcatatatttaccaaaataacaaattgagcaaaataaaaaacatgaaccatatatatgtatagatatataaaaattggcATATTACCATAAAGTTTTTATCTCATGCTATAAacttataattcttataaaaaagtaaaaaatgagaATGTATACCATCCGTTTTTTTGGTTAAGTCACTTTCTACTGTCATTGGTAATTCTTGTATGGAACTATTAGACTGAGCTGGAGATATAACTgcctagaaaaagaattattttatatattaaaaataatttacattagatttaaacaaaaaattaattaaactgcAAAACCTGCACCATTTGCTGCATACTCGCTTGCAATCTAGTAGGCGATTGCTTCATCTCTTCAGCAagtttatctttaaattttttaaacattttttataaacttatatattacaattcttATCAATATAacttaattttcataaatccaTTGATGTGTTTATATCGGATTACGTGGTTGATACTGTCATTACTTCATTGGTACAACCTAATCTGACCTGATCTGATCTGGTTAGTGACATTTACAGTTTTCATTGAAACGACATCTTCTTAAAACGCTATTCACAACTGTGTTCTGCAAATTgtgatatttatcatatttgaatattatgaTGTTAACAAAtcttatataacaattttatatatatatattttttttttaatttaaatataataaaaatactttgttttatgtatatatatcatttcgtACAAATAAGTggtttatttttcctttttttcattatattgacCAATTGTCATTAAAATTTAGAGATAGGAAGAAGTGTATATTAACAGATACAGTGAATTAATCATGCGTGGTTGGTAATAgtgttaaattaaatagaacTTTGTGTATGACTGTAGTAAACAAACGAAACTTAAATATTGGAACGTTATATTCGTAGGTTAAAAGTAAAgagtttaaatttttaataatctattggcgtaatatataatcgtatttatatgtgtatgtatatatgtatattcattgattctttttgaaaagtgaaaaataacgAAGTTCATAactaaaatatgaaaaatattaatttcatatgtaTCAATCTTATTCAATAACTGTAAAACTTATACATATTAGAAATGAAACTGTGATATAGTggttatgaaaaatttataacacacaaaatacattttttgttACATCAATAATATTGATTGTGCCAAAgtgatattatttacaaagtcAAAATGGATCAAATGCTACCAAGTCCTGGCTTCAGTATACCTAGCATTGGTACTCCTTTACATCAGCCAGAAGAGGATCAACAAATATTACCAAATGCAttgcagcagcaacagcaacaacaacagcagcagcaaccgCAGCAATATCAGTTACAACAATTACATTCTATGAGTCCAAATGTACAGAGCGGTATGCTTATGATTACGACACCACAGAAAACGATGCATACTTATGCACCAACTCCGTCTTTTGCTACACCTCAGAGTCTTATGCAGCCACAAACACcagtaattaaataaattaaaattgagagctatataataaattaaaattacattattagagagaaagagaatacaaaTGCCTTATAATTTTACAGCAAAATATGATGTCTCCCTTAGGACAATCAAATCCTATTGCACAATCATCTATAGGACCATCTACACCAGGACCTATGACACCTATGACTCCTGCATCAGCAGATCCTGGTATTTTACCACAATTAcagtatgtatttaattataatatatttaattataattaaatacatactgtataataacaacaaagaatataatatttttacaatactTCAGGAATATTGTGTCCACTGTAAATCTAAGTTGtaaattagatttaaaaaaaattgcattgcATGCTAGAAATGCAGAATACAATCCAAAAAGATTTGCAGCAGTTATTATGCGTATACGAGAACCTAGGACAACAGCTCTTATATTTAGTAGTGGAAAAATGGTCTGTACGGGTGCGAAAAGTGAAGAAGATTCTCGCTTAGCAGCGAGAAAGTATGCaagaattattcaaaaattagGTTTTCCAGTTAGTATTctgttaattattacatagtaaatattttaattaaaatattttatttaaattaagtgtctaattcttttattctgCATCTAGGCAAAGTTTCTGgattttaaaatacaaaatatggTCGGCAGTTGTGATGTGAAATTTCCTATTAGGCTAGAAGGTTTAGTACTTACACATGGACAATTCTCTTCTTATGAACCTGAATTATTTCCTGGTTTAATATACAGAATGGTTAAACCACGAATAGTATTACTTATATTCGTATCTGGTAAAGTTGTGCTCACAGGTAAGTTTAATTTCTCtataaaatacttataaacattttttttttaataaaaatttataattatgtagGTGCCAAGGTTCGACAAGAAATTTATGAAGCCTTTGATAACATTTATCCTATTCTAAAAAGTTTTACAAAGAAGTGACaacatttattcatattaattattatccaataaataacataaataattttatttttttattaaaaatcattttttgttgcaatattactaataaatttaaagtaaAACATTTTTCACTAGAAAGTATTGATTATACATGACAATtgtgattaaaattaatttttaatcaaatttacatttgaattaaaaattacaatagttaaaaaaatgttcttacAAGATTTTTCTTAGATTATATCCCATATATAGTCACtgtaaaaagttttaattttaaatattaattcatgtaaaaaaataatgatacgtttaaaaatataattatattaataatttttgaaagaattcTTAAAgtagtaattaaaataatttaagtaGTTAAGAAacacatattataaatatttatatgttttataaatatttttataataattcaaagattttctatcgtttattttatttttaattgtttgacAATTGTgtaatctaattaatttagaatTGTTTGACAATCTGTGAAAGCATCTAAAAACAATAAGCCTTAAAGAATATTATGTTTACATTTTatgttttactttatttccgtatcctacatatatatccttcaaattattcaataatgaTGATGCTATGATATTAcctctatatataaataataacttctaaaatagtaaatttttttatgatgtGCCTTGTTTAAGAAGGAACCTTAGGTTAATATGATATGTTACaatgatacaaatatattgtataaatctATAATGCAAATACCTTTGATGattagattaaattatattaccttATTATTAGACTAGATTAATATGTAATGTAATTGAAAGCCAAGGgacaaaaaaattgttacatacataaactaaaatatctattgtgtacaaatgtttatatttaattataataaaagaaatttacattTCTGAAATATACTGATCTCTTATTACGATTAGAttattcttcaattttttttttatcattatctataAGTTGTTCTACATTTGTATCTAAGGTTATTTTTCTGTAAATAggatattaatatgaaaataatattgatttattataatatttaatatctaattattaatatcaacaCCAACCTTTGTATAATGTCATATAAACTTTCTTTAATTGCTTCACGCACGACAtctatcgtttctctttcattaattGGAAGAAcgttttcaatatatttgataactTCCTCGACACATGTTTGAATTTCTTCAGTATTACTAATACTTGTGAAGCTTGAcacaatattttcaaacatttcttGTTTCAATAGCTCTGCTTGTTCTGTTCCCAAGAAGGATTCTATGACTCGTGATATCAGATAGTggatctattatttatattttattatatatatatgatagttgcaaatttaatgaatattcaaaaaataatacaaaccAAAGTTGCcaaattactttttctaaCATTTGATGATGACATAGTTATTTCGCAATTATTCGAGTTTACTACAAAAATacgtttttatatacaatattaaattctattctatgtcttataaatttaaaaataggTAAATTTtgtgtattaatattttacacaaaattatttttacctgTATCAGttgcaaatttatttatttcactttcattcaaatttttcttataatcggATTTATGATAAATAGGAGGTAATGCTCCTGACTTCATACtaagattttttatatcagtAAGAAATAGCTCTTTCTGCTCTTTTTGACTAGCAAGAATGGTCTCTAACTTTATTATATCTCCTTTGTACTGTAATTcgatttttaacatttcttcctaaaattatacaaaatatttaagtatattatagtttcttatacaatataaaaagattttaattacgCTTACTTCAGATATGGGGACTTGTTTCAAAACTTTTCTAAGAGCTAATTGTTCTTCCtctaagataattaaaaaacttaatttttctgtattatcttgaataagtttttttaataccattacttgttcattatatttttctttaatacctACAAGACATAGTTACTATATAGTGAcctatttaaattaattataaaatcttcatctctaaataatttatttacatttaagtTGTTCTTCATATGATTTCATAATTTCAGATAAAtcacttttaatattatagatcaTTCTTTGTAATACTGTTTCATACATATTTGTTAATGATATCGGTTGACCaaacttctttttcatctcttcttttattttatttttcaaatttttgatTTCACTCTTCATATGCTTACAATCaattttcattctatataGATGGGCTTTATTAGTCctgcaatttatattatcatatataattattcctatttatgtaaaatcaataattgaaattataatagcTTCTATTcattagtaaaataaaatgttttacagTATTTactaatttgatttaaataaaattataatattaacttctgtattataatatatataatataatattatatgatatttttttatgtactttTGTTTAGCATATAAGTTGAATGTTTCTTGTTGTAATTCTCCTACTCTATCATGTAAATgagataattttgttttatcaaatACAATAGATTCTCGTATACTTGATACGgtataagaattaataaaatgttgtaATTGATGAAATTTAAGAATTATTGTCACATCTAtatcattcaattttctttgtttctccaactgtaataaaataactatagatgcataaatgattatttttataatatattcttatttttcatattattattaccataaattcttttaattcgtCAACATTTGCTTTAAGTAAAtctttaaagatttttaattttttggtatccatttctatttctttctgtaaCTTTTCTATTgtcttattttcctctttaatCTCATATTCATGTTCATAACGTTTTTCTCTCATAACAAATGCCATTTCATATAATGCTTTGTCACATCCTACAGGACATACATTctcatcaaaataaatatatcccaTATCTTTACTGTCAATGCTTCCTTCGTCATCTTCTTCGGAACTTGTTTCAGTCGTTGTAGTACTTGATGACTCAGCGtctgaaaaatgaaaataatataatttgaaaattaacatttttattatatcctatTTGTGTTTTTTAAGTAATTTATTTACCATCATGCTCTTTTGgcaatttgtatttttttttaaatattttacgtaaaaaGTTTTGAAACTTATTATTTTGGATACTTGTCAAATATTCGTAAGCGATATCTTGTATTGATTCCTGCAatttagtaatatttttctttttacgttctattttattactaGTTGCATGTATctgttaaaaaatgataagaaatgttaaagtgatgttttatacaaaaatcattataaaagtaaaaaaagaattttaaatgatatgaattttttacaaatatttttgatacatatattttaattacatatttgaTTACATATttgatacaaatatttttgtttatcttaaCCTTTTGTATTATAGcagcttcttcttctaatttttcatcaacattttttcttaataaagtttctttttcttcatattctcTCAATATGATAAATTCTTGATGAAGTGTTAGCAAATgcaaattcatatatatactttctgcAATAATATCAAGTCTTTCTTCCTCTAATTCGTCCAATTGTTTATCAAATTCTTTGTaagtattttcaatatatcgtaaaatacaATCTTGTTCATAAATTTTACGCAACATACGAGAATGTTTCATTTCATGTTCCCATCCTGTTTCAGTATGATCAGCAAAACTCAATCCTTGTAATAATTTTGGATGAACAATTGACttgattctaatttttttctcagatATATCTGGAATACTTGGCTCTGAAAAACTAAGTCCCTCACTTGCAtccgtaatttttttttctaataataaaacttcatATTCCTCATCTATTAAGTCATTCGTTGAATCAGGAAtttcatatatagatattgatTCTTTGTAATGTTTTGCTTGTTCCGTGATTGATACATATTGTTCAAACTatgtaaaattgtatattaatattctcaTTTAGTTTAATTTCTaggtataatatttcataattttctacATACTTGCAAATTTTCTTCAGGAAATTCAATATCATTATCAGTTATAGGTACATTAggtaaagattttatattactttttggTATTTCTgcatgaattttctttaatgttttaattaattgcaaaACTTTTGAATACAAAGCTTGTTTATCTGCTCTAACTTTCTTTAATCTTGTATTGAAATTATCACGTAGATAATGAAGCtacatcattaatatattatcatatttgttattaaataatttatcaataagaagaaatatttttaatatgataaaaacacaataaaatatttatgattaactTACCCTCTTTTTGCAATCTAAATATTGCTTGTATTTAATCATTGTTAAGTTTTCTATATGATCTTGTACTTCTAATTTTGGtgaatcttttaaattatatacaccAATCGTTTGTTTTGCCAACTTAATAGCTGCTATATCATCTGGATGATTAATATTAGgatccaattctttttttggcATCAAGTTCcactataaaaaatatatgatatgtaaaataatattttttattaccttataataatatatatattttcacataaatatcataattttttacaaacttCTCTTTGACGTTCTTCCAATTTTGCTCTccatgttttatatttttctaacataTGAATTATTTGTGTGGTTAGCTTATCCTCTATGCCAGAAAGATTAAGACTTTTCAGAAAGCTTTCTgcatcttttatcttttgtttttcttctccttcaatTTCTTCTGTTGTcaattccttttccttttttctgtaaattaaaaatatagtatattttttatataaaaaaagaattagttaATGCATCTGTTTACATAATCAAAAAATGATGCATATACAGTacgtttctttaaataaatactatttattaaaatattaataaataataaaataaattttaataaatagtaaaataaatattaaaattacatcattgattttttacttctttcaaTGCAATTTATGACTTCTGCATAAATACTTTCAAAATTACTATCCAGTTTATGTTCTCGTATCGAGTGTACCATTGTATCTGgttttctaaatttataataaaacaattagtaatatatattctttttataagataTGATAAGAGTAATGAttcttaaaaatgtaaatatatattcttacagTATTCTAGAAACAGCAAAAGGTATACAAGTAATAGGTTCAATAAAGTGATCCATTAGCTTTTTTAAGGCAAGTGTACTCTTTTCAGCTTGAAATGCTTTTTTTCTGTGTACTAAATCCATTTTCATTTCCAATTGCTTATTCAAATCTGCAGTGATTCGTGGATctaattcaaaattttcatgTGGAATTTGCTGTGACTTTAATAGATTTCGATTCCTATACTCCATTGGAataaaagagattattttttttcattattatttaaattgtaaacaATGATATTACATACCTATCTactattttcgaatattttgcAGTTAATTCATGTAATATCTgataagttttttcttttttctcttttgctaaAGCTAAAACTTTGTCATGTTCagtttttacaataaaattttccaGAGTAGGATATTCGGGTTCTTCTATATCTTCCACACCATGTATATCATCCAACTGCATTTgaaagtttataaataaacaattcatttatatactatattggAATAAATTTAGATCAGAACTTTACCGATCGCACAGGTACGCTTGGTTGCggtatatctattatttcatCAGCCGTATCATCATTGattctataagaaaaaagatttccaTCGTGTCCGCACGTAAGAAGCATTGTATGATCATAACTAAGTAACATTTTTGGTATGTATCCGTTATAATTGTCATGCATAGGTAAAATCCAATAATCTGAAAGATCTGTATGATCTTTTGgattaattttacaaactCTGATTTCACCACATTCCATTCccaaaaacaaatattttccctGTTTACTACAGTGAAGGAAAGATCATGCTAATGTATTTACTTTTATGTTTAtgctaatttttattataacaaatttctattatttatgtaaCCTACTATGAAAGACAACTTCTTATTTCTGTATCATCTCCATCACAGATTATGGTAGATTTAATTGGTTCCGGTCCTataactttgtttttttctggTACTggatattcatacatataccCTGCATCAAAACCAGCCATTGATAACCACACTGTTTCTTGATTGGTATATTGAATCATTAAAACTTTGTTTGGTATTTCTGGGATGTAAATTTCTGGAAGAGGTGGATCTTCTTCAGAGTCcactataaaaatgaaacaagtTAATAATATGCCTTTTTaagaatatcaaattaatgCGTAAAATTAGTTACTTAAAAAAGTTTCTTCATCAATTTCAATCCCAGGATttgcttcttttattttttccatttcttcgaGTTTCTTTgctatttttatcatctttttattttcaatcgccTTCTTGAGTATATCGATTCTTAAAGCTGATTTTACAGAATGAAACTTAAATAGAGCAGGCTTACAAAGTGTAAGTTCATAACTGATTTTAACATATGATTGCGGTGATTGTGGTAATTGAACTTCTCCCCAATCCCCCCTCATACATCCAAACAATAATGTTGAttcctaaaaaaaattatacttatataaaattatatatataactaaaaaaaatactaaatgtgattaaagaaaaatattaatattaacatgtTCAGGTTTCCACATCATACAAGTTATCCCTGAAGGCATTTTAATATAACCAATTGGCTGAAGAGTAGGATAGGTAGAAGTagtacaaatattaaatacaaatatagtGGAATCATCACTACCTGTTACTAATAAACTGAAAAAATAGACATCTCCATTATTTCtcttcattataattaattaatgaaaattataaatgtattgtgtaatattttattgtaccTGTATGATGGATTCATTGACATTACATTAATAGATTGTGAATGTGGTTTCAAAACTTGAACTAATTTAGtgaagttttcttttatattattatgttcatTAGCAGTTAATACTGCTACAATAACTATACGAATAACACCACTATCAAAAGCACATATAAGTGCAGATCCAGTTGCATCGAtctaaaaagtaaaaatcaataagaaagaactcatttttacttaaaagtagataataaaattatgaattatttatttattttatattacaataaataaaagataacttACTTTACACGGAAGCCATATAACTTGTTTACCAGAATcacgaaaatgataaataagaattaatttcttttttgcataattataaatatgtaaacgaCCATCTATACCGATAGTTGCAACAAATGGTCCCCATTGTGCAACATCCATATCACTTATAGCTCCTGCATGACaagtaaatatcttttttgatACTTCTGGTtctttaaaagtatttaaGTCTATTAACCATAAACCACCATTGCCAtcctgtatattttttatataaaaataaaatttttcctttatatataaaaaaatctctacgtgataatataaaattcttgagagaaagagataaagagagaataaatagtTTACCTGAGCATACCAAAAAGTATTGTCAGGATCATTGGGCTCTTGTTTTTGTATGCCCATTAgcattgcatttttttttaaatttttgcTGTCATTCTCAGTGATGCAGAACTCGTAAATTGGTTGTATTTCAAGGAATGGATTTTCTGGTTCTGGATTTGCCAAATCTATAGTTTCATAAAACCAAACTCGTATAAAACCATCCATtcctataaatatacataaaaaatttaattgaattatactaaaataatgtaattgattattatataatggaATTTTTATCTACCAACAGTGAAGAGCTCTGCATTGATATATTCAAATTGTACAATAGGCTTTGTatgacaaaattttttattttttctagaaatttcaaatttaatcaaGTCTTCATcccataataaaatattacccCATTCACAACCTGATATTACCTAtaacttaaaaaataaagtgacAATACTGAAACAATATAAACACaacaatgtaaatattataattatacctTTTTATCAGGCATTTGATAAGCTCCAATAATGTCTGAAATTTCAGTTCTTCCAAACCTACCAGATCCACCTTTAAGTTTAAGACCAGTAAAAGTTTGAGCCATTCTCCAAAATTTAATATGTCCTGAACCACATGAAATTAAACTGCCAGGTACAAACGTAGAAAACATTACATTAAAAACACTCTGAGAGTGGGATTtacattgtaataaaatcttGGACTCTTCCCATTTccaaattgtaataaaataatctggATCTCCTCCTTgagaaactaataataatccatCTGAGCTAAAGTGTAAtgaagatttaaaattttttaatacttgaatcttttaattgaattattaaatataaaaatacacatgatgaatatatata encodes the following:
- the LOC124947933 gene encoding cilia- and flagella-associated protein 44 isoform X1: MINTDDEIDALENFPKDQENNDETISKENVQKYYDVETHISKPFRVKNGTVPINILEFDYSFSYDCQKYFNFCVADPNTIIFASGNIIHFLDVITKRIWFRRSATGGGIGHIIKNPIFNHIAIGENGIDPPIIIYNWPSMEIITCLFGGTKRQYSHLHYSSDGLLLVSQGGDPDYFITIWKWEESKILLQCKSHSQSVFNVMFSTFVPGSLISCGSGHIKFWRMAQTFTGLKLKGGSGRFGRTEISDIIGAYQMPDKKVISGCEWGNILLWDEDLIKFEISRKNKKFCHTKPIVQFEYINAELFTVGMDGFIRVWFYETIDLANPEPENPFLEIQPIYEFCITENDSKNLKKNAMLMGIQKQEPNDPDNTFWYAQDGNGGLWLIDLNTFKEPEVSKKIFTCHAGAISDMDVAQWGPFVATIGIDGRLHIYNYAKKKLILIYHFRDSGKQVIWLPCKIDATGSALICAFDSGVIRIVIVAVLTANEHNNIKENFTKLVQVLKPHSQSINVMSMNPSYSLLVTGSDDSTIFVFNICTTSTYPTLQPIGYIKMPSGITCMMWKPEHESTLLFGCMRGDWGEVQLPQSPQSYVKISYELTLCKPALFKFHSVKSALRIDILKKAIENKKMIKIAKKLEEMEKIKEANPGIEIDEETFLMDSEEDPPLPEIYIPEIPNKVLMIQYTNQETVWLSMAGFDAGYMYEYPVPEKNKVIGPEPIKSTIICDGDDTEIRSCLSYKQGKYLFLGMECGEIRVCKINPKDHTDLSDYWILPMHDNYNGYIPKMLLSYDHTMLLTCGHDGNLFSYRINDDTADEIIDIPQPSVPVRSLDDIHGVEDIEEPEYPTLENFIVKTEHDKVLALAKEKKEKTYQILHELTAKYSKIVDRNRNLLKSQQIPHENFELDPRITADLNKQLEMKMDLVHRKKAFQAEKSTLALKKLMDHFIEPITCIPFAVSRILKPDTMVHSIREHKLDSNFESIYAEVINCIERSKKSMIKKEKELTTEEIEGEEKQKIKDAESFLKSLNLSGIEDKLTTQIIHMLEKYKTWRAKLEERQREWNLMPKKELDPNINHPDDIAAIKLAKQTIGVYNLKDSPKLEVQDHIENLTMIKYKQYLDCKKRLHYLRDNFNTRLKKVRADKQALYSKVLQLIKTLKKIHAEIPKSNIKSLPNVPITDNDIEFPEENLQFEQYVSITEQAKHYKESISIYEIPDSTNDLIDEEYEVLLLEKKITDASEGLSFSEPSIPDISEKKIRIKSIVHPKLLQGLSFADHTETGWEHEMKHSRMLRKIYEQDCILRYIENTYKEFDKQLDELEEERLDIIAESIYMNLHLLTLHQEFIILREYEEKETLLRKNVDEKLEEEAAIIQKIHATSNKIERKKKNITKLQESIQDIAYEYLTSIQNNKFQNFLRKIFKKKYKLPKEHDDAESSSTTTTETSSEEDDEGSIDSKDMGYIYFDENVCPVGCDKALYEMAFVMREKRYEHEYEIKEENKTIEKLQKEIEMDTKKLKIFKDLLKANVDELKEFMLEKQRKLNDIDVTIILKFHQLQHFINSYTVSSIRESIVFDKTKLSHLHDRVGELQQETFNLYAKQKTNKAHLYRMKIDCKHMKSEIKNLKNKIKEEMKKKFGQPISLTNMYETVLQRMIYNIKSDLSEIMKSYEEQLKCIKEKYNEQVMVLKKLIQDNTEKLSFLIILEEEQLALRKVLKQVPISEEEMLKIELQYKGDIIKLETILASQKEQKELFLTDIKNLSMKSGALPPIYHKSDYKKNLNESEINKFATDTVNSNNCEITMSSSNVRKSNLATLIHYLISRVIESFLGTEQAELLKQEMFENIVSSFTSISNTEEIQTCVEEVIKYIENVLPINERETIDVVREAIKESLYDIIQRKITLDTNVEQLIDNDKKKIEE